One genomic segment of Streptomyces sp. RerS4 includes these proteins:
- a CDS encoding DUF1203 domain-containing protein, which yields MNPYIPLPIAPDALAELRSRDDAGRPCHPYTDPEGGAPLRCCLRRGRAGERIALVSYAPLRRWAAGAGVDPGAYDEQGPVFIHGTDCGGPAEAAGPPFAHPGALRAARRYDTGGRILGGRVLTLGEDGAAVIEDALAEAFADPATALVHVRAVEFGCFLFEVRRP from the coding sequence GTGAACCCGTACATCCCGCTCCCCATCGCCCCCGACGCGCTCGCCGAACTGCGCTCGCGCGACGACGCCGGCCGCCCCTGCCACCCGTACACCGATCCGGAGGGCGGCGCTCCGCTGCGCTGCTGTCTGCGGCGCGGCCGGGCCGGCGAGCGGATCGCGCTGGTCTCGTACGCACCGCTGCGCCGCTGGGCCGCCGGCGCGGGCGTCGATCCGGGCGCCTACGACGAACAGGGCCCGGTGTTCATCCACGGCACGGACTGCGGCGGCCCGGCCGAGGCAGCCGGCCCGCCCTTCGCCCACCCGGGCGCGTTGCGCGCCGCCCGCCGCTACGACACGGGGGGACGGATCCTCGGTGGTCGGGTCCTCACGCTCGGCGAGGATGGGGCCGCGGTGATCGAGGACGCCCTCGCCGAGGCCTTCGCCGACCCGGCGACCGCTCTCGTCCACGTGCGGGCGGTCGAGTTCGGTTGCTTCCTCTTCGAGGTCCGCAGGCCCTGA
- a CDS encoding MarR family transcriptional regulator, producing MTEAEAHQAEVHQAEAPKDAVDAIIDQWYAVRPELETAPMAVFGRIYRISKAMGDAMEAAYARYGLTRGEFDVVGTLRRSGAPYTLSPRQLSATLMLTTGGMTGRLDKLEKAGLLTRSPDPHDRRGLQVTITERGLALIDEAVTAGLEVQRSALTGFEPAEIELLTGLLRRLLADVPA from the coding sequence ATGACCGAGGCAGAGGCACACCAGGCAGAGGTACACCAGGCAGAGGCACCCAAGGACGCCGTCGACGCGATCATCGACCAGTGGTACGCGGTGCGACCGGAGCTGGAGACCGCACCCATGGCCGTCTTCGGCCGGATCTATCGGATCTCCAAGGCCATGGGCGACGCGATGGAGGCCGCCTACGCCCGCTACGGGCTCACCCGCGGCGAGTTCGACGTCGTCGGCACCTTGCGCCGGTCGGGAGCCCCGTACACCCTCTCGCCCCGCCAGCTGTCCGCCACGCTCATGCTCACCACGGGCGGCATGACGGGACGCCTGGACAAGCTGGAGAAGGCCGGGCTCCTCACCCGCAGCCCCGATCCGCACGACCGGCGCGGGCTCCAGGTGACGATCACCGAGCGCGGCCTCGCCCTCATCGACGAGGCGGTCACGGCGGGCCTGGAGGTGCAGCGCTCCGCGCTCACCGGCTTCGAGCCCGCGGAGATCGAGCTGCTGACGGGCCTGCTCCGCAGACTGCTGGCCGACGTCCCGGCGTAA
- a CDS encoding DMT family transporter produces MLALVATVVWSGSFVATRGMADTVPPVQAVFWRWVIAAVAVSPFAARQAWRQRALIRRHFGYVALATFFGVTLYNTLVHQAGLTTSASNMGMIMAASPVIMACYARLGGERLGARRTFGMLIAAFGVLLLVGDGSIGFDFGAGDLWMFGAALSFATYSALLKRKPVEIGGLAFLITTFVLGALMLAPAYAVSLTVQGAFAPTPGTIGQLLYIGVFSSAVAFFAWNKAITLIGAARAGVVYYLQPVCVAGLGLLLLGEETGPAQLLCMALILGGVGLSSVTRR; encoded by the coding sequence CTGCTCGCCCTCGTCGCGACGGTCGTCTGGTCCGGCAGCTTCGTCGCCACCCGGGGCATGGCGGACACCGTCCCGCCCGTCCAGGCCGTCTTCTGGCGCTGGGTCATCGCCGCCGTCGCCGTCTCCCCGTTCGCCGCCCGGCAGGCCTGGCGCCAGCGGGCCCTGATCCGCCGCCACTTCGGCTACGTCGCCCTCGCCACCTTCTTCGGCGTCACCCTCTACAACACCCTCGTCCACCAGGCCGGCCTGACCACCTCCGCCTCCAACATGGGCATGATCATGGCCGCCTCGCCGGTCATCATGGCCTGCTACGCCCGCCTCGGCGGCGAACGGCTCGGCGCCCGCCGCACCTTCGGGATGCTGATCGCCGCCTTCGGCGTCCTGCTGCTGGTCGGTGACGGGTCGATCGGCTTCGACTTCGGCGCCGGCGACCTGTGGATGTTCGGCGCGGCCCTCTCCTTCGCCACCTACAGCGCGCTCCTGAAGCGCAAGCCCGTCGAGATCGGCGGTCTCGCCTTCCTGATCACCACCTTCGTGCTCGGCGCCCTGATGCTGGCCCCCGCCTACGCCGTCTCCCTCACCGTCCAGGGCGCTTTCGCACCCACCCCGGGGACGATCGGACAGCTCCTCTACATCGGTGTGTTCTCCTCCGCCGTCGCCTTCTTCGCCTGGAACAAGGCCATCACCCTCATCGGGGCGGCCCGCGCGGGCGTCGTCTACTACCTCCAGCCGGTCTGCGTCGCCGGCCTCGGCCTGCTGCTCCTCGGCGAGGAGACCGGCCCGGCCCAACTGCTGTGCATGGCGCTGATCCTCGGCGGTGTCGGACTGTCGAGTGTCACCCGGAGGTAG
- a CDS encoding EamA family transporter, whose product MNRLATVALTALAPISWGSTYFVATELLPADRPLFTAAMRALPAGLLLVALSRTLPKGEWWWKSAVLGTLNIGAFMPLLFLSAYRLPGGVAAVLGAAGPLFVVGLAALLLGERAKARTVLAAVAGAFGVSMVVLKAEAALDLVGVIAGVVSSASMAAGTVMTKRWGRPEGVGPLAVTGWQLTAGGLVIIPVAAVIEGAPPALDGEAFLGYGYMMLINTGIAYWLWFRGLGRLTATSVTLLGPLSPLTAAVIGWAALGQALTPVQLVGMAIAFGATVVGQLPGRPAKESFSSTEEINRNVSMDLGIAKVRR is encoded by the coding sequence GTGAACCGCCTCGCCACCGTCGCCCTGACCGCGCTCGCCCCGATCTCCTGGGGATCCACCTACTTCGTCGCCACCGAACTCCTGCCGGCCGACCGCCCCCTGTTCACCGCGGCCATGCGCGCCCTGCCCGCCGGACTGCTGCTGGTCGCCCTCTCCCGGACCCTGCCCAAGGGCGAGTGGTGGTGGAAGTCGGCCGTGCTCGGCACCCTCAACATCGGCGCGTTCATGCCGCTCCTGTTCCTCTCCGCCTACCGCCTCCCCGGCGGGGTCGCCGCCGTACTGGGCGCCGCCGGGCCGCTGTTCGTCGTAGGGCTCGCCGCCCTGCTCCTGGGGGAGCGGGCCAAGGCGCGCACCGTACTCGCCGCCGTCGCCGGGGCGTTCGGCGTGAGCATGGTGGTGCTGAAGGCCGAGGCCGCGCTCGATCTCGTCGGGGTGATCGCCGGTGTGGTCTCCTCCGCCTCCATGGCCGCCGGCACCGTGATGACCAAGCGGTGGGGGCGGCCCGAGGGCGTCGGCCCGCTGGCCGTGACCGGCTGGCAGCTCACCGCGGGCGGGCTGGTCATCATCCCGGTCGCCGCAGTCATCGAGGGGGCACCGCCCGCGCTCGACGGCGAGGCCTTCCTCGGCTACGGCTACATGATGCTGATCAACACCGGCATCGCCTACTGGCTCTGGTTCCGCGGCCTCGGCCGGCTCACCGCCACCTCCGTCACCCTGCTCGGCCCGCTGTCCCCGCTGACCGCCGCCGTCATCGGGTGGGCGGCGCTCGGCCAGGCCCTGACCCCGGTCCAGCTGGTGGGCATGGCGATCGCCTTCGGCGCCACCGTCGTCGGACAGCTGCCGGGCCGGCCCGCCAAGGAATCGTTCAGTTCAACTGAAGAAATCAATCGAAATGTTTCGATGGACCTGGGCATTGCGAAGGTGCGACGGTAG
- a CDS encoding 4-alpha-glucanotransferase: MDHLARLAAHHGVATSYRPAEEVTIRVPDATVRTVLALLGVPVDTDAEVRASADAAERERAARPLPPTVVRWRGEDTPAAVTALPPGTRLRVALEGGGEVAWGPELPLGVHRLTAETPDGRTAGATLIVAPERAPAAPPRAHGLLVQLYSLLSERSWGMGDLGDLAELARWAARTHGADFVQVNPLHAAVPGTPTDPSPYRPASRRFPDPVHLRIEDVPEYADCPDREALAELAERGAGLRREVLEKGALIDRDAVWELKRAALELLYAVPRSPVREAAWREFRAAQGEPLERHAAWCATAAGEDPVRRAEFHAWLVWLTDTQLTSAQRAAREAGMSVGIVHDLAVGVHPEGSDARTGFHARHVDVGAPPDAFNARGQDWGLPPWRPDALERAAYAPFRELLRGVFRYAGALRIDHVMGLFRLWWIPEGTPPAQGTYVSYDGEAMLAVLVLEAHRAGAVVVGEDLGTVEPQVRRALARRGILGTSVLWFERDWAGDGEPLAPADWRRDCLATVTTHDLPPTAAKLAGAHVELRDRLGLLTRPLDAERAEDAADTAGWLTRLDGLGLETKTEEAAVRALYAFLLRTPARLVGVWLPDAVGDRRPQNLPGTWDQYPNWRLPLADAAGRPLTLEALTASPRANALLSAVREGARPRTAPPGARPL, encoded by the coding sequence ATGGACCACCTCGCCCGGCTCGCGGCCCACCACGGCGTCGCCACCAGCTACCGGCCCGCCGAGGAGGTCACCATCCGGGTGCCCGACGCCACCGTCCGGACGGTCCTCGCCCTGCTCGGGGTCCCCGTCGACACCGACGCGGAGGTCAGGGCGTCGGCCGACGCCGCCGAGCGGGAGCGGGCCGCGCGGCCGTTGCCGCCGACGGTGGTGCGGTGGCGCGGGGAGGACACCCCGGCGGCGGTGACCGCGCTGCCGCCCGGGACCCGGCTGCGGGTGGCCCTGGAGGGGGGCGGGGAGGTGGCATGGGGCCCCGAACTGCCGCTCGGGGTGCACCGCCTGACCGCCGAGACCCCCGACGGGCGCACCGCCGGGGCCACCCTGATCGTGGCCCCGGAGCGGGCCCCGGCCGCGCCGCCGCGGGCCCACGGGCTGCTCGTCCAGCTGTACTCGCTGCTCTCGGAGCGCTCCTGGGGCATGGGGGACCTCGGCGACCTGGCGGAGCTGGCCCGCTGGGCGGCCCGTACCCACGGCGCCGACTTCGTCCAGGTCAACCCGCTGCACGCCGCCGTCCCCGGCACTCCGACCGACCCCTCCCCCTACCGGCCGGCCTCGCGCCGCTTCCCGGACCCGGTGCACCTGCGGATCGAGGACGTCCCCGAGTACGCCGACTGCCCCGACCGCGAAGCCCTCGCCGAACTGGCCGAACGGGGCGCCGGGCTGCGCCGCGAGGTGCTGGAGAAGGGCGCCCTCATCGACCGGGACGCGGTGTGGGAGCTCAAGCGGGCCGCCCTGGAACTGTTGTACGCCGTCCCGCGTTCACCCGTCAGGGAGGCCGCCTGGCGGGAGTTCCGCGCCGCGCAGGGCGAGCCGCTGGAGCGGCATGCCGCGTGGTGCGCGACCGCCGCCGGGGAGGACCCGGTGCGGCGGGCCGAGTTCCACGCGTGGCTGGTGTGGCTGACGGACACCCAGCTGACGTCCGCCCAGCGGGCCGCGCGCGAGGCCGGGATGAGCGTCGGCATCGTGCACGACCTGGCCGTCGGCGTGCACCCCGAGGGCTCGGACGCCCGTACGGGCTTCCACGCCCGGCACGTCGACGTCGGCGCCCCGCCGGACGCCTTCAACGCCCGCGGCCAGGACTGGGGACTGCCGCCCTGGCGGCCCGACGCCCTGGAGCGGGCGGCGTACGCCCCCTTCCGGGAACTGCTGCGCGGGGTGTTCCGGTACGCGGGGGCGTTGCGCATCGACCACGTCATGGGCCTGTTCCGGCTCTGGTGGATCCCGGAGGGGACCCCGCCCGCGCAGGGCACGTACGTCTCCTACGACGGCGAGGCGATGCTGGCCGTCCTCGTCCTGGAGGCCCACCGGGCCGGGGCCGTGGTCGTGGGCGAGGACCTGGGGACGGTCGAGCCGCAGGTGCGCCGGGCGCTGGCCAGGCGCGGGATCCTCGGCACGTCCGTCCTGTGGTTCGAGCGGGACTGGGCGGGCGACGGAGAACCGCTCGCGCCCGCCGACTGGCGGCGCGACTGTCTGGCCACGGTCACCACCCACGACCTGCCGCCCACCGCCGCGAAGCTGGCCGGGGCCCACGTCGAACTGCGCGACCGGCTCGGGCTGCTGACCCGCCCCCTGGACGCGGAGCGGGCCGAGGACGCGGCCGACACGGCGGGCTGGCTGACCCGGCTGGACGGGCTCGGGCTGGAGACCAAGACCGAGGAGGCCGCCGTACGAGCCCTGTACGCCTTCCTGCTGCGCACGCCCGCCCGGTTGGTCGGCGTATGGCTGCCGGACGCGGTGGGGGACCGGCGGCCGCAGAACCTGCCGGGCACCTGGGACCAGTACCCCAACTGGCGGCTGCCGCTCGCCGACGCGGCGGGCCGGCCCCTGACGCTGGAGGCGCTGACCGCCTCGCCCCGGGCGAACGCCCTGTTGAGCGCGGTGCGGGAGGGTGCGCGTCCCCGTACGGCACCCCCGGGCGCGCGCCCGCTTTAG
- a CDS encoding MFS transporter translates to MKVFAKSREPRVAGERSLLVGVGISSIGIGMYIPFSLVFFHHVTGLSFALVGLVLTATGLAGLAFMPLAGSAVDRFGARRVNLVLYAIRALGFALYPFAGSLPAFAAVALFTALADRSFPVVQQSLIGEVARGAARDRLQASLRALQNAGMGAGALLVSGVLALWGTGGFHYTAWGNAVAFALAGVLVARVRPVRDDSAAPAPATASASASARRQPAGYRMVLRDRPFLGLTAANFLTALGYAALSVLFPLYIATWLRGPDSLTGAAFTVNTALCAGIGVLVAGRVRRSGARRTRSAALGSLLFAAAFVAQIVLGTLRPGQTVTLVALLAIVVVYTLGELIHSPSGGALSVSAAPEAVRGRYLATYQLSYSLATALAPSLFTALLAVDGRLPWAVLAVAALGAACALLRLERHLPAEAVYAEAPKPTPARPARPAAVTA, encoded by the coding sequence ATGAAGGTGTTCGCGAAGTCGCGGGAGCCGCGCGTGGCCGGGGAAAGGTCCCTGCTCGTCGGCGTCGGGATCAGTTCGATCGGGATCGGCATGTACATCCCCTTCTCGCTGGTCTTCTTCCACCACGTCACCGGCCTCTCCTTCGCCCTCGTCGGACTGGTCCTCACCGCGACCGGCCTGGCCGGGCTGGCCTTCATGCCGCTCGCCGGCTCCGCCGTCGACCGGTTCGGCGCCCGCCGGGTCAACCTGGTCCTCTACGCGATACGCGCCCTCGGCTTCGCCCTGTACCCCTTCGCGGGCTCCCTGCCGGCCTTCGCCGCCGTCGCACTGTTCACCGCGCTCGCCGACCGCTCCTTCCCCGTCGTTCAGCAGTCGCTGATCGGGGAAGTGGCGCGCGGCGCCGCCCGCGACCGGCTCCAGGCGTCCCTGCGGGCCCTGCAGAACGCCGGGATGGGCGCGGGCGCCCTCCTCGTCTCCGGGGTCCTCGCCCTGTGGGGCACGGGCGGATTCCACTACACCGCCTGGGGCAACGCCGTGGCCTTCGCCCTCGCCGGAGTGCTCGTCGCTCGGGTCCGCCCGGTCCGCGACGACTCCGCCGCTCCTGCTCCTGCTACCGCTTCCGCTTCCGCTTCCGCCCGGCGGCAGCCCGCCGGCTACCGGATGGTGCTGCGCGACCGCCCCTTCCTCGGCCTGACCGCCGCCAACTTCCTCACCGCGCTGGGTTACGCCGCCCTGTCCGTCCTCTTCCCGCTCTACATCGCCACCTGGCTGCGCGGCCCCGACTCCCTCACCGGCGCCGCCTTCACCGTCAACACCGCCCTGTGCGCCGGGATCGGCGTCCTCGTGGCCGGCCGGGTCCGCCGCTCCGGCGCCCGCCGCACCCGCTCCGCCGCCCTCGGCTCGCTGCTGTTCGCCGCCGCCTTCGTCGCCCAGATCGTCCTGGGCACCCTGCGCCCCGGACAGACCGTCACCCTCGTCGCCCTCCTGGCCATCGTGGTCGTCTACACCCTCGGCGAACTGATCCACAGCCCGTCCGGCGGCGCCCTGTCGGTCTCGGCCGCCCCCGAAGCCGTCCGCGGCCGCTACCTCGCCACCTACCAGCTGTCGTACTCCCTGGCCACCGCCCTCGCCCCGTCCCTGTTCACGGCGCTGCTCGCCGTCGACGGCCGGCTGCCGTGGGCCGTCCTCGCAGTGGCCGCCCTCGGCGCCGCCTGCGCCCTGCTCCGGCTGGAGCGGCACCTGCCCGCCGAGGCCGTGTACGCCGAAGCGCCGAAGCCGACGCCCGCCCGGCCCGCCCGGCCCGCCGCGGTCACCGCCTGA
- a CDS encoding HNH endonuclease, protein MPHVLVLNASYEPLGVVPLRRALVLVLENKAISLEESGAFLHSATRAVPAPSVVRLKRFVRVPYRGPVPLTRRALFARDGGRCMYCGAVATSVDHVIPRSRGGQHVWDNVVAACRRCNHVKADRHLLELGWRLRHQPAPPSGLAWRIIGTGHRDPRWMPYLQPYGADDALTRIGAAAS, encoded by the coding sequence GTGCCGCACGTCCTGGTCCTCAACGCGTCGTACGAGCCACTCGGCGTCGTACCGCTCCGCCGCGCGCTCGTCCTCGTCCTGGAGAACAAAGCGATCTCCCTGGAGGAATCCGGCGCCTTCCTGCACAGCGCGACCAGAGCCGTCCCCGCGCCCAGCGTGGTCCGGCTCAAGCGTTTCGTGCGGGTCCCCTACCGGGGGCCCGTTCCCCTCACCCGCCGCGCCCTCTTCGCCCGCGACGGGGGCCGCTGCATGTACTGCGGGGCCGTCGCCACCAGCGTCGACCACGTCATCCCGCGCAGTCGGGGCGGCCAGCACGTCTGGGACAACGTCGTCGCCGCGTGCCGCCGCTGCAACCACGTGAAGGCCGACCGGCACCTGCTGGAGCTGGGCTGGCGGCTGCGCCACCAGCCGGCCCCGCCGTCCGGCCTGGCGTGGCGGATCATCGGAACGGGTCACCGAGACCCCCGCTGGATGCCCTACCTCCAGCCGTACGGGGCCGACGACGCGCTGACGCGCATCGGGGCCGCCGCGTCGTAG
- the pepN gene encoding aminopeptidase N, whose amino-acid sequence MPGTNLTREEAQQRAKLLTVDSYEIELDLSGAQEGGTYPSVTTVRFQSAEAGAETFIDLVAPAVHEVVLNGKSLDVAAVFRDSRIALKHLAAGPNELRVVADCAYTNTGEGLHRFVDPVDQQAYLYTQFEVPDARRVFASFEQPDLKATFRFTVTAPEGWTVISNSPTPTPKDRVWAFEPTPRISSYITALIVGPYHAVHSSYEGPDGQSVPLGIYCRPSLAEFLDADAIFDVTRQGFDWFQEKFAYDYPFAKYDQLFVPEFNAGAMENAGAVTIRDQYVFRSKVTDAAYEVRAETILHELAHMWFGDLVTMEWWNDLWLNESFATYTSIACQAYAEGSKWPHAWTTFANSMKTWAYRQDQLPSTHPIMADIRDLDDVLVNFDGITYAKGASVLKQLVAYVGQDAFFKGVQAYFKAHAFGNTRLSDLLGALEETSGRDLTAWSKAWLETAGINILRPEIDTDENGSVTSFAIRQEAPALPAGAKGEPVLRPHRIAVGLYELQDGKLVRTDRIELDIDGELTAVPELVGRARPSVVLLNDDDLSYAKVRLDEVSLANVTAHLGDFTESLPRALCWASAWDMTRDGELATRDYLALVLSGIGKESDIGVVQSLQRQVKLAVDLYADPAWREQGLATWTEATREHLLAAEPGGDHQLAWARAFAATARTKEQLAYLAALLDGSETIEGLVVDTELRWAFLERLAATGTVDEPAIAAELERDATAAGERHAATARAARPTERAKAEAWASVVDSGDLPNAVQEAVIGGFVQTDQRELLAPYARKYFERVKEVWDTRSHEIAQQVAVGLYPSLQVSQETLDATDAWLESAEPNAGLRRLVSEARAGVERALRAQAADASAATRA is encoded by the coding sequence GTGCCTGGCACGAATCTCACCCGTGAAGAGGCTCAGCAGCGGGCGAAGCTGCTCACCGTCGACTCGTACGAGATCGAACTCGATCTCAGCGGTGCGCAGGAGGGCGGCACGTACCCGTCCGTGACCACCGTGCGCTTCCAGTCGGCCGAGGCCGGCGCCGAGACCTTCATCGACCTGGTCGCGCCGGCCGTGCACGAGGTCGTCCTGAACGGCAAGTCGCTCGACGTGGCCGCCGTCTTCCGCGACTCGCGGATCGCGCTGAAGCACCTCGCCGCCGGGCCCAACGAGCTGCGCGTCGTCGCGGACTGCGCGTACACGAACACCGGTGAGGGCCTGCACCGCTTCGTCGACCCGGTCGACCAGCAGGCCTACCTGTACACCCAGTTCGAGGTGCCGGACGCGCGCCGCGTCTTCGCGAGCTTCGAGCAGCCCGACCTGAAGGCGACGTTCCGGTTCACGGTGACGGCCCCCGAGGGCTGGACGGTCATCTCGAACTCCCCGACGCCCACCCCCAAGGACCGCGTCTGGGCCTTCGAGCCCACCCCGCGCATCTCCTCGTACATCACCGCGCTGATCGTCGGCCCGTACCACGCGGTGCACAGCTCCTACGAGGGCCCGGACGGGCAGTCCGTCCCGCTCGGCATCTACTGCCGGCCCTCGCTGGCCGAGTTCCTCGACGCGGACGCGATCTTCGACGTGACCCGCCAGGGCTTCGACTGGTTCCAGGAGAAGTTCGCGTACGACTACCCGTTCGCCAAGTACGACCAGCTCTTCGTCCCGGAGTTCAACGCGGGCGCGATGGAGAACGCGGGCGCGGTCACCATCCGCGACCAGTACGTCTTCCGCTCGAAGGTGACGGACGCGGCGTACGAGGTGCGTGCCGAGACCATCCTCCACGAGCTCGCCCACATGTGGTTCGGCGACCTGGTCACCATGGAGTGGTGGAACGACCTGTGGCTGAACGAGTCCTTCGCCACGTACACGTCGATCGCCTGCCAGGCGTACGCCGAGGGCTCGAAGTGGCCGCACGCGTGGACCACCTTCGCCAACTCGATGAAGACCTGGGCGTACCGGCAGGACCAGCTGCCCTCCACGCACCCGATCATGGCCGACATCCGTGACCTGGACGACGTCCTCGTCAACTTCGACGGCATCACCTACGCCAAGGGCGCCTCGGTGCTCAAGCAGCTGGTGGCCTACGTCGGCCAGGACGCCTTCTTCAAGGGCGTGCAGGCGTACTTCAAGGCGCACGCCTTCGGCAACACGCGCCTGTCCGATCTGCTGGGCGCGCTGGAGGAGACCTCCGGCCGCGACCTGACCGCCTGGTCGAAGGCGTGGCTGGAGACGGCCGGCATCAACATCCTGCGCCCGGAGATCGACACCGACGAGAACGGCTCCGTCACCTCCTTCGCGATCCGCCAGGAGGCCCCGGCCCTGCCGGCGGGCGCCAAGGGCGAGCCGGTCCTTCGTCCGCACCGCATCGCGGTCGGCCTGTACGAGCTCCAGGACGGCAAGCTGGTCCGCACCGACCGGATCGAACTGGACATCGACGGCGAACTGACGGCGGTGCCGGAGCTCGTGGGCCGCGCCCGCCCGTCGGTCGTGCTGCTCAACGACGACGACCTGTCGTACGCCAAGGTCCGCCTGGACGAGGTGTCGCTCGCGAACGTCACCGCGCACCTGGGCGACTTCACCGAGTCGCTGCCGCGCGCCCTGTGCTGGGCCTCGGCGTGGGACATGACCCGTGACGGCGAGCTGGCGACCCGCGACTACCTGGCGCTGGTGCTGTCCGGCATCGGCAAGGAGTCGGACATCGGCGTCGTGCAGTCCCTGCAGCGTCAGGTGAAGCTGGCCGTGGACCTGTACGCCGACCCGGCGTGGCGGGAGCAGGGCCTGGCGACCTGGACCGAGGCCACGCGGGAGCACCTCCTCGCGGCCGAGCCGGGCGGCGACCACCAGCTGGCGTGGGCCCGCGCCTTCGCGGCGACGGCCCGGACCAAGGAGCAGCTCGCGTACCTGGCGGCGCTGCTGGACGGCTCCGAGACGATCGAGGGCCTGGTCGTGGACACCGAGCTGCGGTGGGCGTTCCTGGAGCGGCTCGCCGCGACCGGGACCGTCGACGAGCCGGCCATCGCGGCCGAGCTGGAGCGCGACGCCACGGCGGCGGGCGAGCGCCACGCGGCGACGGCGCGGGCCGCGCGTCCGACGGAGCGGGCCAAGGCGGAGGCGTGGGCCTCGGTGGTGGACTCCGGCGACCTGCCGAACGCGGTGCAGGAGGCGGTGATCGGCGGCTTCGTCCAGACCGACCAGCGCGAACTGCTCGCGCCGTACGCGCGGAAGTACTTCGAGCGGGTCAAGGAGGTCTGGGACACCCGCAGCCACGAGATCGCGCAGCAGGTGGCGGTGGGCCTGTACCCGTCGCTCCAGGTCTCGCAGGAGACCCTGGACGCCACGGACGCCTGGCTGGAGTCGGCCGAGCCGAACGCCGGTCTGCGCCGTCTGGTGTCGGAGGCCCGCGCGGGCGTGGAGCGCGCCCTGCGCGCCCAGGCCGCCGACGCGTCCGCCGCGACGCGCGCCTGA
- a CDS encoding LysR family transcriptional regulator: protein MTEWDLKKLRILRTLADRGTVTATAEALHMTPSAVSQALTNLARQVGVPLLEAQGRRVRLTDAARLVLRHTEAVFAQLERADAELSGYLAGEAGEVRIGAFSTAVPVLVVPAVAALRRSHPGLEVRVHETEAAESWELLSARSVDLALSLAAHAPVGGDPRFTRVTLLEDPLDVALPPDHPLAGVPDLRLADLAGDRWIYGGSGPWSQITRGACEAAGFVPRRAHEAAGWTAILAMVQAGMGVALVPRMVTSRASGVTVRVLTYDRPTRHVIAALRRGAEAGPAVSRVLDALRTAATKLS from the coding sequence GTGACCGAATGGGACCTGAAGAAACTCCGGATCCTGCGGACCCTGGCCGACCGGGGGACCGTGACCGCGACGGCCGAGGCGCTGCACATGACGCCCTCGGCCGTTTCGCAGGCCCTGACCAACCTCGCCCGGCAGGTCGGGGTGCCGCTGCTGGAGGCCCAGGGGCGACGGGTGCGGCTCACCGACGCGGCCCGGCTCGTGCTGCGGCACACCGAGGCCGTGTTCGCCCAGCTGGAGCGGGCCGACGCCGAACTGTCCGGCTACCTCGCGGGCGAGGCGGGCGAGGTGCGGATCGGGGCCTTCTCCACGGCCGTACCGGTCCTGGTCGTCCCGGCCGTGGCCGCCCTGCGGCGCAGCCACCCGGGGTTGGAGGTACGGGTCCACGAGACGGAGGCCGCCGAGTCCTGGGAGCTGTTGTCGGCCCGGTCGGTGGACCTCGCGCTGTCGCTGGCCGCGCACGCGCCGGTGGGCGGCGATCCCCGCTTCACGCGGGTCACGCTGCTGGAGGACCCGCTCGACGTGGCCCTGCCGCCCGACCATCCGCTGGCCGGCGTACCCGACCTCAGGCTGGCCGACCTGGCGGGGGACCGGTGGATCTACGGGGGCAGCGGGCCCTGGTCGCAGATCACGCGCGGGGCGTGCGAGGCGGCGGGGTTCGTGCCGCGCCGGGCGCACGAGGCGGCCGGGTGGACCGCGATCCTGGCGATGGTGCAGGCGGGGATGGGGGTGGCGCTCGTGCCGCGCATGGTGACGAGCCGGGCCTCGGGGGTGACCGTACGGGTCCTCACGTACGACCGGCCGACCCGGCACGTGATCGCCGCCCTGCGGCGCGGCGCCGAGGCCGGCCCGGCGGTCTCCCGGGTCCTCGACGCCCTGCGCACGGCCGCCACGAAGCTGTCGTGA